The Streptomyces sp. NBC_01298 genome contains the following window.
CAGACGGCCTTCACGCCGTCCAGGAAGACCGCGAACGCGGCAGCGGGAATATCCAGCACGGGGCTGGCCGAGAGCTTGGAGTCGCGGACCGGCACGACACCGCGCGAGGCGACGAGGTTGGTGGCCACCTCGACGCACTGGCCACCGTTGTTGCTGTAGGAGGACGTGAACCAGCGGGGGGATTCGGTCGTCACGACGTGCCCTTTCTTAGCTGATCGATCATGGCCACAGCTGCCGCCTGGGTGCATGCCTCGGCCTGGAGCTGATGGTAGGCCGTCAGGATGGGCACCACCGAGTTGATATCCCG
Protein-coding sequences here:
- a CDS encoding DUF397 domain-containing protein, whose translation is MTTESPRWFTSSYSNNGGQCVEVATNLVASRGVVPVRDSKLSASPVLDIPAAAFAVFLDGVKAV